The following are encoded in a window of Candidatus Woesearchaeota archaeon genomic DNA:
- a CDS encoding 50S ribosomal protein L39e codes for MARYKHPSRKQRLAKLHRQTRWAPFWTVPKIYGKGRKVHPGRHTAVKRSWRRIKTKA; via the coding sequence ATGGCAAGATACAAGCATCCAAGCAGAAAGCAAAGACTGGCGAAACTGCACAGGCAGACAAGATGGGCGCCATTTTGGACAGTGCCGAAGATCTACGGGAAAGGAAGAAAGGTGCATCCAGGCAGGCATACTGCTGTCAAAAGAAGCTGGAGAAGAATAAAGACAAAGGCATAA